One Nitrospira sp. DNA segment encodes these proteins:
- a CDS encoding GDP-mannose 4,6-dehydratase, producing the protein MNTEKKVAVITGVNGQDGSYLAELLLGKGYAVHGLLRPPSIGESGNSFSNIGHLLLSPQLTLHHVDITDENSLKKVVYAIEPSEIYHLAAQSHTPKSFENPWGTFQANTHSTLSLLSVIKDVMPRVRFYFAASSELFGDAVESPQSEVTPFNPNSPYGISKIAGYYLTKLYRRKYSIFACSGICFSHESPRRANIFVTRKITLTAARIKYGLAEKLVLGNLETKRDWGYSGDFVEAIWAMLQQDLPDDYVIGTQENHTIQEFVERAFAYAGLDWKRYVVVDPQLYRPAEATPWLADTTKARRHLGWKPKTSFSELVTMMMDSDLAIAQGERDRPDNRNH; encoded by the coding sequence ATGAATACAGAAAAGAAAGTTGCCGTAATTACAGGAGTGAATGGCCAGGACGGTTCTTATCTGGCGGAACTCTTACTCGGAAAAGGTTATGCGGTTCATGGGCTATTGCGTCCTCCCTCGATAGGCGAGAGTGGGAATTCTTTCTCCAATATTGGTCATCTTCTGCTGAGCCCACAGCTTACGCTCCATCATGTTGATATTACAGACGAGAACTCGCTTAAGAAGGTCGTGTATGCAATAGAGCCAAGCGAAATTTATCACCTGGCTGCACAAAGCCATACCCCAAAGTCCTTTGAGAATCCTTGGGGGACTTTTCAGGCAAATACTCATAGCACTCTCTCGCTTCTGTCGGTCATTAAAGACGTGATGCCGCGGGTTAGATTTTATTTTGCCGCGAGTAGTGAACTGTTTGGAGATGCGGTTGAGTCCCCGCAGAGCGAAGTTACCCCGTTTAATCCAAACTCCCCCTATGGGATTTCAAAAATTGCCGGTTATTATTTGACTAAACTTTATCGGAGAAAGTATTCGATTTTTGCATGTTCAGGAATCTGTTTTAGCCACGAGTCTCCTCGTCGTGCCAATATTTTTGTAACAAGGAAAATTACTTTGACCGCTGCGCGTATCAAGTACGGCCTGGCCGAAAAATTAGTACTGGGTAATTTAGAGACGAAGCGGGATTGGGGATACTCCGGGGATTTTGTCGAAGCAATTTGGGCGATGCTGCAGCAGGATTTGCCAGATGACTATGTAATCGGCACTCAGGAGAACCACACGATACAAGAATTTGTTGAGCGGGCATTTGCTTATGCGGGGCTCGATTGGAAGCGGTATGTTGTTGTAGATCCCCAGTTGTATAGGCCTGCCGAAGCTACTCCGTGGCTTGCAGACACAACGAAAGCTAGGCGCCATTTAGGCTGGAAGCCTAAGACATCATTTAGTGAGCTCGTAACAATGATGATGGACAGCGATCTTGCAATCGCACAAGGGGAAAGAGATCGGCCTGATAATCGTAATCATTGA
- a CDS encoding class I SAM-dependent methyltransferase, with amino-acid sequence MSSASYRTIEKCRVCESQNLMSILSLGDLFVSDFLDVPDKSRGIKAPLELVLCDQHAGGCGLLQLRHTVSGEAMYRNYWYRSGINKTMTDELNSIAEKAAKIGKLQSNDYVIDIGANDGTLLRGYKVAGLKTIGFEPARNLEAFGTQGTTKIIVDFFNADAWKKTFGTDRAKVITAIGMFYDLDDPNAFVSDIVKCLDDEGLLIIQMMYLPSFLERNAFDGICHEHLEYYSLQSLERLLDRHGLKVCDVEMREHINEGSVRVFIRKAGLGRSLSLDAGAEGRVTALRAKEASLGLDHQQTYDALVKRILDAKEQVVTLIRQEVAKGKKVHGYAASTKGNTTLQFYGLTPDLIEAIADRNPQKWGKYTAGTVIPVISEEESRARKPDYYFLLAWHFLPEFLSRETEFLRKGGKFIVPMPEFRVIGS; translated from the coding sequence ATGAGTAGCGCTAGTTACAGGACTATTGAAAAGTGCAGAGTTTGTGAGTCCCAAAACTTGATGAGCATCTTGTCGCTCGGGGACTTGTTTGTTTCCGACTTTCTCGACGTGCCAGACAAGTCGAGGGGGATCAAGGCTCCACTTGAGCTGGTGTTATGTGATCAACATGCCGGGGGGTGCGGGTTGCTGCAGCTTCGGCACACAGTTTCCGGCGAAGCCATGTACCGAAATTATTGGTACCGATCAGGTATCAATAAAACCATGACGGACGAGTTGAATAGCATTGCTGAGAAGGCCGCCAAGATCGGAAAGCTTCAGTCGAATGACTATGTCATCGATATTGGCGCAAACGATGGCACATTGCTCCGGGGTTATAAAGTTGCCGGGCTCAAGACAATCGGGTTTGAGCCGGCAAGAAACCTGGAAGCGTTTGGAACGCAGGGAACGACAAAGATCATTGTGGATTTCTTTAATGCCGATGCCTGGAAGAAGACGTTCGGGACCGATCGGGCCAAAGTCATTACAGCCATCGGGATGTTTTATGATCTCGACGATCCCAATGCTTTTGTCTCCGATATTGTGAAGTGTTTGGATGATGAGGGCTTGCTGATCATCCAGATGATGTATCTCCCGTCTTTCTTGGAGCGTAATGCTTTCGACGGAATCTGCCACGAGCATCTTGAGTATTATTCTTTGCAATCTCTTGAACGGCTTCTTGACCGACATGGGCTCAAGGTGTGCGATGTTGAGATGCGAGAGCATATCAATGAGGGCAGTGTGCGCGTCTTCATCAGGAAGGCTGGCTTAGGCCGTTCCCTCAGTCTTGATGCGGGGGCCGAGGGGCGGGTCACTGCCCTGCGAGCAAAGGAGGCCAGTCTTGGCCTTGACCATCAGCAGACCTATGACGCGCTCGTAAAGCGAATTCTGGATGCGAAGGAACAGGTTGTCACCTTGATACGACAAGAGGTGGCCAAGGGTAAAAAGGTTCATGGGTATGCCGCCTCGACGAAGGGTAATACAACCCTCCAGTTTTATGGTCTTACCCCGGACTTGATTGAAGCCATTGCGGATAGAAACCCTCAAAAATGGGGAAAATATACGGCGGGAACCGTCATTCCAGTTATTTCAGAAGAGGAATCCAGGGCTCGAAAGCCGGATTATTATTTTCTTTTGGCGTGGCATTTCTTGCCGGAGTTCTTGAGTAGGGAGACGGAGTTTCTTCGCAAAGGCGGAAAGTTTATTGTTCCGATGCCAGAATTTAGAGTGATAGGAAGCTAG
- a CDS encoding FkbM family methyltransferase: MAMDVLRILKTAAKHTLTFPQVLLHRVKGIEGSHDELVTFFRYFPFATINKDRTVSFSMNGRKVKIFYGDLFPMAAGIFKSGEYDVLPVAGKVVVDIGAAIGDTAVYFPLKGASRVYRYELNRRYFDLAQRNIDLNNFRDKIEIEYCGVSSRKISSSDAILGACVPEQDRQEVDKAPFKTLDDIVKRSEVRDAILKLDVDGFEYEIIRFASRETLRRFSLIFIEYHFGPQDLESKLVEAGFSVENKKITTVVISRHPDEYRNMDIGYILAKRGNC, translated from the coding sequence ATGGCCATGGATGTTCTGCGAATATTAAAAACTGCTGCTAAACACACGCTTACCTTTCCTCAAGTTCTACTCCATCGAGTGAAAGGGATTGAAGGCAGTCATGACGAGCTCGTCACTTTCTTTAGGTACTTTCCATTTGCAACAATAAATAAAGATCGAACGGTTTCTTTTTCGATGAACGGGCGCAAGGTTAAAATCTTCTACGGGGATTTATTCCCTATGGCGGCGGGGATATTTAAGAGCGGTGAGTATGACGTTCTTCCCGTTGCGGGCAAGGTTGTCGTTGATATTGGTGCTGCTATCGGTGATACAGCAGTGTATTTTCCCCTGAAGGGGGCAAGCAGAGTTTACAGGTATGAATTGAATAGAAGGTATTTTGATTTGGCGCAAAGGAATATAGACCTTAATAATTTTAGAGATAAAATTGAAATCGAGTATTGCGGTGTTTCAAGCAGGAAGATCAGTAGCTCGGACGCTATCCTTGGGGCATGTGTTCCAGAACAGGACAGGCAAGAAGTGGACAAGGCTCCCTTCAAGACGCTTGATGACATAGTCAAGCGAAGTGAAGTGCGAGATGCTATTTTGAAGTTAGACGTAGATGGGTTTGAGTATGAAATAATTCGTTTTGCGAGTCGTGAGACGTTGCGTCGTTTCAGCCTCATTTTCATTGAATATCATTTTGGACCACAAGATCTGGAAAGCAAGCTCGTTGAAGCTGGTTTTTCGGTTGAGAACAAGAAAATTACTACTGTGGTTATTTCTAGGCATCCAGATGAGTATCGCAATATGGATATCGGTTATATCCTAGCCAAAAGAGGGAATTGTTAA
- a CDS encoding glycosyltransferase, producing MWYRWGVRYYDVVFTTKRYNLSELKLWGARQTRLFLDSYDERVHRPISLTETDLARFSCDVSAIGAFEKERAESLLYLAEHGVRVVVWGNGWSGWVNRHPHLVVKNEFLFGEDYSKAICATKINLNFLRKVNRDEVTSRSVEIPACGGFMLAERTSRHGEFFEEGKEAEFFASNDELLAKITYYLAHDEDRERIARAGCERCVKSGYSMRVQLAQMLRAIS from the coding sequence ATGTGGTATCGCTGGGGCGTCCGCTACTACGATGTTGTGTTTACGACGAAACGATATAACCTCAGCGAACTGAAATTGTGGGGCGCTAGGCAGACGAGGCTCTTTCTTGACTCATACGATGAGCGTGTGCACAGGCCTATTTCCTTGACCGAGACAGATCTGGCGCGCTTTTCTTGCGACGTGAGCGCAATCGGTGCATTTGAGAAGGAACGAGCCGAATCATTACTATATCTTGCCGAGCACGGGGTGAGGGTGGTGGTGTGGGGTAATGGATGGAGTGGATGGGTGAATCGACACCCACACCTTGTCGTGAAGAACGAGTTTCTTTTCGGTGAGGACTATTCGAAAGCTATTTGCGCCACCAAAATCAATCTGAATTTTCTGCGCAAAGTGAATCGGGATGAAGTGACAAGCCGCAGCGTGGAAATTCCTGCCTGTGGCGGGTTCATGCTTGCGGAGAGAACTAGCCGGCATGGGGAATTTTTTGAGGAGGGGAAAGAGGCGGAATTCTTCGCGTCAAACGATGAACTCCTCGCCAAGATCACGTATTATCTCGCCCACGATGAGGACCGGGAGCGGATCGCGCGTGCCGGCTGTGAACGCTGTGTGAAGAGCGGCTACAGCATGCGTGTTCAGTTGGCTCAGATGCTAAGAGCTATTTCTTGA
- a CDS encoding class I SAM-dependent methyltransferase, translated as MTSRPVAAESLPMRVFRKLGMDPIAWSLRRLYCPVGRDALVLEVGSGASPYFRANVLCDAYEETQERFYAHLVRDRPTILAFGERLPFKDGSFDFVIASHVLEHSAEPEKFLSEIQRVGKAGYIEGPDAFMERLTHYGFHRLEIADTDGQLVIRKKKHYIQDEEVVGLFHNKARSIFPNWVSRFPFHFHVRYFWNRESGGIKYRILNPECDASWDGPQSSAAELIQNPAPMAIIKQRILAVIRRLFSQNSRNKSLDLMNLLECPNCHRQSFKLQGGHAVCEGCQAKHSVYLPCGTGNSIPA; from the coding sequence ATGACAAGTAGGCCAGTGGCAGCTGAAAGCCTGCCGATGCGGGTATTCAGAAAGCTCGGAATGGATCCAATCGCGTGGTCGTTGCGCCGGTTGTATTGTCCGGTCGGCAGGGATGCGCTGGTGTTGGAGGTTGGAAGCGGTGCGTCCCCTTATTTCAGGGCCAATGTGCTGTGCGATGCCTATGAGGAAACACAGGAGAGATTCTACGCCCATCTTGTACGCGATCGGCCGACTATTCTGGCGTTTGGCGAACGATTGCCGTTCAAGGATGGGAGTTTCGATTTCGTGATTGCTTCACATGTGCTCGAACATTCCGCCGAACCCGAGAAGTTCCTGAGCGAGATTCAGCGTGTGGGAAAGGCGGGATATATTGAAGGGCCCGATGCATTCATGGAGCGATTGACGCACTATGGTTTTCACCGCTTAGAAATTGCCGACACGGATGGCCAGCTTGTCATAAGAAAGAAGAAACATTACATCCAGGACGAAGAAGTTGTCGGGCTGTTTCATAATAAAGCGCGGTCCATATTTCCGAACTGGGTGTCCCGATTTCCCTTCCATTTCCATGTCCGGTATTTTTGGAATAGAGAGAGCGGCGGAATCAAGTATCGGATTCTGAACCCGGAGTGTGATGCGAGTTGGGATGGACCACAGTCAAGCGCAGCCGAGCTCATTCAGAACCCGGCACCGATGGCGATCATCAAACAACGGATTCTGGCAGTCATTCGGAGGCTGTTTTCCCAGAACAGTAGGAATAAATCGCTAGATCTGATGAACCTGCTGGAGTGCCCGAACTGCCATCGGCAATCCTTCAAGTTGCAGGGTGGCCATGCCGTATGTGAGGGGTGTCAGGCCAAACATTCGGTGTACCTGCCGTGCGGTACCGGCAATTCAATCCCGGCATGA
- a CDS encoding glycosyltransferase family 2 protein, which yields MSQPIFASICILSYNRPELLLRLLKTIDVSRGDEIEVVVCEDSSPRQQEIRDVVAGFRSDRSYPVVYLANKKNLGYDGTFCELVKHASGTWLIFMGDDDEFVPGALDKVLGFLRGYPGLGYVMKSHYLIYDEKRKERFRYFQQSMFFEPGVEAYVELFRKSVYIAGFTIRREYAAPFLTDRFDGTMLIQLYLLAEVVLRHPSAYFDDPFTQQYASHEHNVGDVMFDREKGKFIPRRPTLEISLNFLKSFSRITEFVDQQHAIASTERIKKDMSKYFYPSLAVHRNSGLKAFFQYVRELNKLGFNASYLYYLYVVLLVVLGKGVCDWGVFQLKRVLGHTPRL from the coding sequence ATGAGCCAGCCGATTTTCGCCTCAATCTGTATCTTGAGCTACAACCGGCCAGAGTTACTTCTGCGGCTGCTGAAAACCATTGATGTATCTCGAGGAGACGAGATTGAAGTGGTGGTGTGCGAGGACTCCAGTCCGAGGCAGCAGGAAATACGAGACGTCGTCGCCGGATTTAGATCGGACCGCTCGTATCCTGTGGTGTATTTGGCGAACAAGAAAAATCTTGGATATGACGGAACTTTTTGTGAATTAGTCAAGCATGCAAGTGGAACCTGGCTGATCTTCATGGGTGATGACGACGAGTTTGTGCCGGGTGCCCTTGATAAAGTCTTGGGTTTTTTGCGCGGCTACCCTGGGCTAGGGTACGTGATGAAATCGCACTATCTGATTTACGACGAGAAAAGGAAGGAGCGGTTTCGATATTTTCAGCAGTCCATGTTCTTCGAGCCGGGGGTTGAAGCCTATGTTGAGCTGTTCCGGAAGAGCGTCTATATCGCAGGGTTTACGATTCGCCGGGAGTATGCTGCTCCTTTTCTGACAGACCGGTTTGACGGAACGATGCTCATTCAGCTCTATTTGCTTGCCGAAGTGGTGTTGCGGCATCCCTCCGCGTATTTTGATGACCCCTTTACGCAGCAGTACGCCTCTCACGAGCACAACGTGGGCGATGTCATGTTCGATCGAGAGAAGGGGAAATTCATCCCACGTCGCCCCACGCTTGAAATATCATTGAACTTTCTGAAAAGTTTTTCCCGGATCACGGAGTTTGTCGACCAACAACATGCGATTGCGTCGACTGAGCGTATCAAAAAGGATATGTCCAAGTATTTTTACCCGAGCTTGGCCGTTCATCGGAACTCAGGATTGAAGGCGTTTTTTCAATACGTCCGCGAGCTCAACAAGCTGGGCTTTAATGCCTCCTACTTGTACTACCTCTACGTCGTGTTGCTGGTGGTGCTGGGTAAGGGGGTCTGTGATTGGGGTGTTTTTCAGCTTAAGCGGGTATTGGGTCACACGCCGAGATTGTAA
- a CDS encoding glycosyltransferase family 4 protein: protein MKVLFVAGDVRRIGGIEKFNRDFLSALTHGGADIILVERREGQLWAKISFVARFLWRFFVDRPDIVFCAHLNFSPVCAFLKALWGTPYTLALYGIEVLDVKSFLKRRGISEARMIITISEYTKGLILKQFPEVEDRMFMLPSAVDGDAFFVKEKSRILLDRFKLAGRPIILSLARLSTLEHKGQDRVLKALPRVLEQVPDALYLIVGSGQDERVNAILTEHPELKKSVIMAGAAADHERVDYYNLGDVFVLPSKFEGFGIVFIESLACGVPVVATAGYGCREGLLGGELGLLVQPDDVDSIADAIVTILARTAPCKLFDREYLRKRTLEVYGIRAWNERVEALLELFGAPKPTTGKTAA from the coding sequence ATGAAAGTTCTTTTTGTCGCCGGCGACGTCAGGCGAATCGGGGGAATTGAAAAGTTCAACAGAGATTTTCTCTCAGCGCTCACTCACGGCGGGGCGGACATCATCCTTGTTGAGCGACGAGAGGGACAGTTGTGGGCGAAGATTTCTTTTGTCGCCAGATTCCTATGGCGGTTCTTCGTGGATCGCCCTGATATTGTTTTTTGTGCGCATTTGAATTTTTCCCCGGTGTGCGCGTTTCTGAAAGCATTGTGGGGAACGCCGTACACATTGGCACTCTATGGGATTGAAGTGCTTGATGTGAAAAGCTTCTTGAAGCGCCGTGGGATTTCAGAGGCGCGGATGATCATTACGATTTCTGAATATACGAAGGGATTGATTCTTAAACAATTTCCGGAAGTCGAAGACCGTATGTTCATGCTCCCGAGCGCTGTCGATGGGGATGCGTTTTTCGTGAAAGAAAAAAGTCGGATCTTGCTGGACCGATTTAAACTCGCAGGGCGACCGATTATCCTCTCGCTGGCCAGACTTTCCACACTTGAGCATAAAGGGCAGGATCGGGTGCTGAAAGCGCTTCCTCGTGTATTGGAACAGGTGCCCGATGCGCTCTACCTCATCGTCGGGAGCGGTCAGGATGAGCGTGTGAACGCAATTCTTACCGAGCATCCGGAACTCAAGAAAAGTGTGATTATGGCTGGGGCGGCAGCCGATCATGAGCGGGTCGATTATTACAATCTTGGAGATGTGTTTGTGCTTCCGTCAAAGTTCGAAGGTTTTGGCATTGTGTTTATTGAATCGTTAGCCTGTGGCGTTCCGGTTGTGGCAACTGCCGGGTACGGCTGCCGCGAAGGGCTTCTCGGTGGCGAATTAGGGCTGCTGGTTCAGCCGGACGATGTAGATTCGATTGCAGATGCAATCGTCACGATTCTGGCCAGAACAGCGCCCTGCAAATTGTTCGACCGCGAATATTTGCGCAAACGAACGCTGGAGGTCTATGGCATCCGTGCGTGGAACGAACGTGTGGAGGCGTTGCTGGAATTGTTCGGCGCGCCCAAGCCGACGACAGGGAAAACTGCGGCATAA
- a CDS encoding ABC transporter ATP-binding protein, with amino-acid sequence MLPFIGIITAPEVVFKSPMVAELVRVWGVTSADQLVLPFTVGFAVAALVAGVIRLLLLWASTRLAFASGADLSIEVYRRTLYQPYQVHVARNSSEVINGITNKVNSVVFGVLLPVLTLMSSMVLLVAVTLALIAIDPVMALATTLGFGATYGVIAWMFRRKLNRNSERIAYEQTQVIKALQEGLGGIRDVLLDGTQPVYCDVYRQADHPARLAQGNNIFMGHCPRYAIEALGMIVIAALAYNLGHQPGGLAMVLPVLGALALGAQRLLPALQQAYNAWAVIIGSHASVVDTLYLLDQPLPPESLQPAPAPLVFHDKISFNAVRFRYSPEGPWVLDGLGLTIPKGARIGFVGSTGSGKSTVLDLLMGLLVPTEGDVLVDGQSISGNRLRAWQRTIAHVPQNIFLADTTLAENIAFGVPLAAIDMQRVQQAARQAQIADFIESRTDGYGAYVGERGIRLSGGQRQRIGIARALYKRASVLVFDEATSALDNTTEQSVMDAIDGLDRGLTILLIAHRLTTVRRCDEIVELGSGRIVAQGSYDQLLVSSPSFRGNARVVG; translated from the coding sequence GTGCTGCCATTTATTGGAATCATCACTGCACCGGAGGTTGTATTTAAGAGTCCGATGGTCGCGGAGCTGGTCCGGGTTTGGGGGGTCACATCAGCCGATCAATTGGTGTTGCCGTTCACGGTGGGATTTGCAGTGGCTGCGTTGGTGGCGGGAGTAATCCGTCTCCTTCTCTTGTGGGCCAGCACGCGACTTGCTTTTGCCAGTGGCGCCGATTTGAGCATTGAAGTCTATCGTCGGACGCTGTACCAGCCCTATCAGGTGCATGTCGCCCGCAATAGCAGCGAGGTGATCAACGGCATCACAAACAAGGTCAACAGCGTGGTATTCGGGGTGCTCCTGCCCGTACTCACGTTGATGAGTTCCATGGTCCTGTTGGTGGCTGTCACCCTTGCGTTGATTGCCATTGATCCGGTCATGGCTTTGGCAACGACACTGGGCTTTGGTGCGACCTATGGAGTAATTGCCTGGATGTTTCGGAGAAAGCTCAATCGCAACAGCGAACGCATCGCCTATGAACAGACGCAAGTTATTAAAGCGCTTCAAGAGGGGCTAGGTGGCATTCGTGATGTACTCTTAGACGGGACTCAACCAGTGTACTGCGATGTCTACCGTCAGGCAGATCATCCAGCTCGGTTGGCGCAGGGGAATAATATCTTTATGGGGCATTGTCCTCGCTATGCCATTGAAGCGTTGGGGATGATCGTGATTGCCGCTCTGGCCTACAATTTAGGCCATCAGCCTGGCGGACTCGCCATGGTTTTGCCGGTATTGGGCGCGCTTGCTCTTGGTGCGCAACGCCTGCTACCTGCTTTGCAGCAGGCCTATAATGCTTGGGCTGTGATCATTGGAAGCCATGCGTCAGTCGTTGATACTCTTTATTTATTGGATCAGCCTCTTCCTCCAGAGTCGCTGCAGCCTGCACCGGCTCCGTTAGTATTTCACGACAAGATCAGTTTCAACGCGGTCCGCTTTCGCTATAGCCCTGAAGGCCCTTGGGTATTGGATGGGCTCGGTCTCACAATTCCCAAAGGAGCCCGGATCGGTTTTGTGGGGAGCACCGGTAGTGGGAAAAGCACCGTGCTGGATTTGTTGATGGGGCTACTCGTTCCTACCGAGGGGGATGTCCTGGTAGACGGTCAGTCCATCTCAGGCAACCGTCTCAGGGCCTGGCAGCGAACCATCGCCCATGTCCCGCAAAACATATTTCTGGCGGATACTACTCTGGCTGAAAATATCGCTTTTGGTGTGCCGCTGGCAGCCATTGATATGCAACGGGTTCAACAAGCTGCACGGCAAGCTCAAATTGCAGATTTTATTGAAAGTCGTACCGATGGCTATGGGGCTTATGTTGGAGAGCGGGGCATCCGGCTGAGCGGGGGGCAACGGCAACGAATCGGCATTGCTCGCGCCCTGTACAAACGTGCGAGCGTGTTGGTGTTTGATGAGGCGACCAGTGCGCTCGACAATACGACTGAACAGTCCGTGATGGATGCCATTGATGGACTGGATCGTGGTCTCACAATCCTGCTCATCGCTCACCGGCTTACCACCGTGCGACGCTGTGATGAAATCGTGGAGCTTGGGAGCGGTCGCATAGTCGCCCAAGGATCATACGACCAGCTGCTAGTATCCAGTCCCTCGTTCCGTGGAAATGCTCGGGTCGTTGGGTGA
- the gmd gene encoding GDP-mannose 4,6-dehydratase: MQKVALVTGVTGQDGAYLTEFLLNKGYIVHGIKRRASSFNTARIDHLYRDPHIEGVRLFLHHGDLTDSSNLTRIIQQTQPDEIYNLAAQSHVAVSFESPEYTADVDGVGTLRMLEAIRILGLEKKTRFYQASTSELYGLVRETPQKETTPFYPRSPYAVAKLYAYWITVNYREAYGLYACNGILFNHESPIRGENFVTRKITRGLARIKVGLQDTLYIGNLDAKRDWGHAKDYIEMQWLMLQQERPEDFVIATGVQYSVRHFINAVAGELGLSIRWEGAGIDEKGYGTDGKCIVAVDPRYFRPAEVQSLLGDSSKAKAKLGWEPKITFDQLVSEMACADLKSAERDKLVRSHGYDVLDQHE, from the coding sequence ATGCAAAAGGTCGCACTGGTCACCGGCGTCACAGGTCAAGACGGGGCCTACTTGACCGAATTTTTGTTGAACAAAGGCTATATAGTTCATGGCATCAAGCGCCGTGCGTCCTCGTTCAATACGGCACGGATCGACCATCTCTATCGTGATCCGCATATCGAAGGCGTACGGCTTTTCCTGCATCACGGTGATTTGACGGACTCCTCCAACTTAACGCGTATCATTCAGCAGACGCAGCCGGATGAGATCTATAATCTTGCGGCGCAGAGCCATGTGGCCGTGTCCTTCGAGTCTCCCGAATATACCGCGGATGTCGACGGTGTGGGGACCTTGCGAATGCTGGAGGCGATCCGCATTCTCGGTCTTGAGAAGAAGACCAGATTTTATCAGGCTTCGACATCTGAGTTGTACGGATTGGTCCGGGAAACGCCACAAAAGGAGACCACGCCGTTTTATCCACGGTCTCCCTATGCCGTCGCCAAATTATACGCCTACTGGATTACGGTCAATTACCGGGAGGCGTATGGGCTATACGCCTGCAACGGCATCCTCTTCAATCATGAATCTCCCATTCGCGGTGAGAATTTTGTCACTCGCAAGATTACTCGTGGCCTGGCACGAATCAAGGTCGGGCTCCAGGATACTCTGTACATAGGGAATTTAGATGCCAAGCGTGATTGGGGGCATGCGAAGGACTATATTGAAATGCAATGGCTCATGTTGCAGCAGGAGCGTCCGGAAGACTTTGTCATTGCCACCGGCGTGCAGTACAGCGTCCGGCACTTCATTAATGCGGTGGCCGGAGAGTTGGGGCTTTCCATTCGGTGGGAAGGTGCAGGGATTGATGAGAAGGGGTATGGGACTGATGGAAAGTGTATCGTTGCCGTTGATCCACGGTATTTCCGTCCGGCCGAGGTGCAGTCGCTTCTCGGAGATTCCTCGAAAGCAAAAGCAAAGCTGGGTTGGGAGCCGAAAATTACGTTCGATCAACTGGTTTCAGAAATGGCGTGTGCAGACCTAAAGTCTGCCGAGCGGGATAAGCTAGTGAGGAGCCACGGGTACGATGTCTTAGACCAGCATGAGTGA
- a CDS encoding UpxY family transcription antiterminator, giving the protein MNQTDQTNQTDQSPRWYALRTRSRHEKLVRDQLEKQGIEPLLPTVKRLSQWKDRKKEIEVPLFSGYCFVRFSQQDRLPVQKVSGVVEVVGSGSQPEPIPDEEIEALKTLMTSVLPYDPHPYLHEGMMVEVVRGPLRGVHGLLLRKEKRHRLVIGVRLIQQAAAVEIDVQDVVPS; this is encoded by the coding sequence ATGAACCAGACAGACCAAACGAACCAGACAGACCAATCCCCCCGCTGGTATGCGCTTCGTACCAGGTCGCGCCATGAAAAGTTGGTGCGAGATCAGTTGGAGAAACAAGGGATTGAGCCGTTGCTACCGACAGTGAAACGGCTTAGTCAGTGGAAGGATCGCAAGAAGGAGATCGAAGTTCCGCTGTTTTCAGGCTATTGCTTCGTGCGGTTTTCGCAGCAGGATAGGCTTCCCGTGCAGAAGGTATCCGGCGTGGTGGAAGTTGTGGGGAGCGGGAGCCAGCCTGAGCCGATTCCAGATGAAGAGATTGAAGCATTGAAGACTCTCATGACCAGTGTCCTGCCATATGATCCCCATCCATATCTCCATGAAGGCATGATGGTGGAAGTGGTGCGGGGGCCATTGCGGGGTGTGCATGGCCTCCTCTTGCGGAAGGAGAAGCGGCATCGGCTAGTGATTGGTGTTCGCTTGATTCAGCAGGCGGCGGCGGTGGAGATCGATGTGCAAGACGTGGTGCCTTCATAA
- a CDS encoding four helix bundle protein translates to MKLTRFEDLECWKEARQLTRLVYEAVGQSSQWQKDLRLCGQMQGAAVSVMANIAEGFVRHSDKEFVQFLFVAVASAAEVQSHLYVAVDQGYPAPEKFDSMYVQAEKTGRTISGLIKYLRRTTKSTK, encoded by the coding sequence ATGAAATTAACCCGTTTTGAAGACCTTGAATGTTGGAAGGAAGCTAGGCAGTTGACTCGTCTGGTGTACGAGGCGGTGGGACAAAGCTCCCAATGGCAAAAGGATCTTCGTCTTTGTGGGCAAATGCAAGGCGCGGCCGTTTCTGTTATGGCGAATATTGCCGAGGGATTCGTTCGACATTCAGACAAGGAATTTGTCCAGTTCCTATTTGTAGCGGTGGCCTCCGCAGCTGAAGTTCAAAGCCACCTTTATGTGGCGGTAGATCAGGGGTATCCTGCGCCGGAGAAATTTGACTCCATGTATGTGCAAGCAGAAAAGACCGGCAGAACCATCTCAGGACTCATCAAGTATCTTCGACGTACGACCAAGTCGACCAAATAG